ttatttaaatttaacatTATCCGCAATTATCCAATTAATTGTGACAACAGGAGGCGAAGCTGCCGTGGCTATGGCCTCATGGGTAACAACCTTCCACCGCCACCCGTAGCCATATCGCGCCTTCGACAAATCGGAGTCACCGAAATTAGGATTTTCCAACCCGACAACGCCGTCCTAACCGCCTTACACGGCTCTGGCATCTCAGTAATCGTCGGAACCCTCAATGGGGACCTTCAACCCCTCGCCTCCGACagatccgccgccgccgcctgggTGGCGGCCAACATCCTACCCCACCATCCCGCCGTGACATTCACCTGCATCGCCGCCGGCAACGAGGTCTACCCCGGCGATCTCGCGCAATTCATACCCCCCGCGATGGAGAATCTCGCCGCCGCCAATTTAATCATCCCGGTCTCCACCGCGATCTCGATGCAGCCTCTCTCCTCCTCCTACCCCCCATCCGCCGGCGATTTCTCGGCCGCCGCGAAGCCGATCATGACTCAGATCGGTAATTTTTTGAAGTCGAAGGGGTACCCTCTGCTTGTGAATGTGTACCCTTACTTCGCACGTGCGGGGGATCCGGCCAACGTGGATCTGGACTTCGCGCTTTTCCGGCCGGGGAAGATGGTGGTTCAGGACGAGGGGAGGACTTACCTCAACCTCTTCGATTCGATGACGGATGCGGTGTACGCGGCATTGGAGAAGATCGGGGCAGGGGACGTGGAGATCATCGTGTCGGAGGTGGGGTGGCCGAGCGCCGGAGGGATTGGCGCCACAGTGGAAAATGCTCAAACGAACGTGAATAATTTGATTGGACACGTGGCGTCTGGTAGGGGGACGCTACGGTGGCCGGGGAAGCAGGTGGAGGCCTACATATTCGCGTTGTTTAACGAGAATCGGAAGCCGGAGGGTATAGAGCAACATTGGGATTTGTTTTACCCCGATTTTACTCCAGTTTATCCTCTTAATAAGATTGTTTGATGTCAAGATAGATCTATGATTATGTATCTTTGATTTAGTTATTTACTCCATATTATTACATAATTGTACTCTTCCTAGAAGAATTTTATGGCAATGAAGTTTTTACTATTTCTATATCAAATGCATACGTTGTCTAGGTTATAAGTAATACACTTAAAAATTCTCTTACCTAAGAAACTGAACAACGTTAGCGTGGTATAGTATTGAATTAATAGATCTAAcattgagataagtctttcgtggctatttactgaaagacgaggtctcgatAGTTGTTGTTTCTTAATCACTATTGACATAACGTTGAAAGTAACTtttttgatttatcaaataGTGAGGGTGTTTCGTTATCCGAGAATCTTGATAGATTGGATAgtgatcattaatgtctaaaTGGAAccagtattgttattgcaataaAACGTGTGTTGTGAGATTTCAGTTTGATAATAAGTTTcattattcagaaaactggtCTGGTCAACTCTTGGAGAAAAGATTAATTAATAAGAGTCAGATAAAaacttgatattaattaatgaatatttaaTATTCAACACGGgaaatgattaaaattaaagGGGAAGTCtcggaatactcgtaattttACTTTGGACGGACAGTCAATAAtacaatattatatctatagtggctaataatactccttccgtcccatgttactcgcactttttattttaggtcgtaaatttgagattgattttttagtgtaattaaataagaattttaagtgtaatgagacatcacttagtAAAGGgggctcttaacttaaactaacatattaattaaatgcattaatgctaacttaaactataaatagtgtaaggagtgtgacgagccgaaaagcaacagtacaagtaacatgggacggagggagtaatatttaagtttgagcttgaattaaattgctttctaatttaattagtgaaagcgTGAACTGTGACCCGAATCTAATTCTCCATAAATCTCTGGTCTGGCCCAATATAAACCCTATATAATGttggttattttagtgtaattggattaacttgattgatcaatattgttataatgagacatcatataagttggaagtgcggagtgcacgcttgtttgaattcattatgtCTAGACGAGGGTTCGGGGGCAgggcccctggctggggtcgagttgtacagaaaattcatccgAAAAATATGTTCTGATAGTCGAAGGACTATTTTAGAAACCCTTTAAAAAACAGTTAAAATCGGTTGAGAACCGAAGAGACGCAACGTTTCGTGAAGTGACACG
This sequence is a window from Salvia splendens isolate huo1 chromosome 5, SspV2, whole genome shotgun sequence. Protein-coding genes within it:
- the LOC121803503 gene encoding putative glucan endo-1,3-beta-glucosidase GVI, translating into MENLAAANLIIPVSTAISMQPLSSSYPPSAGDFSAAAKPIMTQIGNFLKSKGYPLLVNVYPYFARAGDPANVDLDFALFRPGKMVVQDEGRTYLNLFDSMTDAVYAALEKIGAGDVEIIVSEVGWPSAGGIGATVENAQTNVNNLIGHVASGRGTLRWPGKQVEAYIFALFNENRKPEGIEQHWDLFYPDFTPVYPLNKIV